Proteins encoded by one window of Paraburkholderia sabiae:
- a CDS encoding Lrp/AsnC family transcriptional regulator: protein MNSLDDFDRKLLMEVQRDAQLPQNELGARVNLSTAAVNRRLRRLADEGVIQNYTAVVAPEKVGYLLTIIASVEVESEQIDLLDAMKRTFAQCPQIQQCYYVAGEWDFVLVLTVRNMDEYTALTRQLFFSNNNVKRFKTLVSMSRVKVGLSVPVDIDGK from the coding sequence ATGAACAGCCTGGATGACTTCGACCGCAAACTCCTGATGGAAGTGCAGCGCGACGCGCAGCTTCCGCAAAACGAACTTGGCGCACGCGTGAACCTGTCGACGGCTGCCGTGAACCGGCGACTGCGTCGTCTTGCGGACGAAGGCGTAATTCAGAACTACACCGCCGTCGTCGCGCCAGAGAAAGTCGGCTATCTGCTAACCATCATTGCTTCTGTCGAAGTCGAGAGTGAGCAGATTGATCTGCTCGATGCGATGAAGCGCACTTTCGCGCAATGCCCGCAGATCCAGCAGTGCTACTACGTCGCAGGCGAATGGGACTTCGTGCTGGTACTGACGGTGCGCAACATGGACGAATACACAGCCCTCACGCGGCAGCTCTTCTTTTCGAACAACAACGTCAAGCGCTTCAAGACGCTGGTGAGCATGAGCCGCGTGAAGGTCGGACTGAGCGTGCCAGTCGATATCGACGGCAAGTGA
- a CDS encoding diaminopropionate ammonia-lyase produces the protein MLVANPRATRSPYPDALKSILNIEKAEESRSWLFCWDKICADATPLRELPGLSAKLHIGSISVKDESARSVLGSFKALGAPIALVRLIQRLWPDHVLDARDLFEGRYRELLTHFTVVSATDGNHGKGLAAAAQTLGCHCVIVLHANVSVEREQAIAAYGAEIVRIAGNYDESVEEAARLAAVNGWHVVSDTSYDGYEDIPRDVMQGYGTIAAEIVAQSDSHPDRPAYTHVFLQGGVGGLAAGLASYLWEFHGEHRPRFIVVEPQQADCLYQSALAGRAARATGSVDSVMAGLACGETSPLAWRFLQPSVDDFMTISDDDAVSAMRTLAAGADNDVPIVAGESGVAGLAGLIVLLQDQQLARKVGLNAASRVLIVNTEGATAPGTYQALVGEAASSVLERQSAWRVNAIA, from the coding sequence ATGCTCGTAGCAAATCCGCGCGCAACGCGCAGCCCGTACCCCGACGCCTTGAAATCGATTCTCAACATAGAGAAGGCTGAAGAAAGCCGCTCATGGCTTTTCTGTTGGGACAAGATTTGTGCGGATGCCACGCCGCTCCGGGAATTACCCGGACTGTCCGCCAAACTGCATATCGGCAGCATCAGCGTCAAAGACGAGTCTGCACGCTCAGTCCTCGGAAGCTTCAAGGCCCTGGGTGCCCCGATTGCATTAGTGCGCCTGATTCAGCGGCTTTGGCCTGATCACGTTCTCGACGCGCGTGACCTGTTCGAAGGACGCTATCGCGAACTGCTCACGCATTTCACGGTGGTGAGTGCCACGGACGGCAATCATGGAAAGGGCCTGGCCGCTGCCGCACAGACGCTTGGATGTCATTGCGTGATCGTGCTCCACGCCAATGTGAGCGTCGAGCGCGAGCAGGCCATTGCTGCGTACGGCGCGGAAATCGTGCGGATCGCCGGAAACTACGATGAGTCCGTCGAAGAAGCGGCCCGCCTGGCCGCGGTAAACGGCTGGCACGTTGTTTCCGACACGTCGTACGACGGCTACGAGGATATCCCTCGCGATGTAATGCAAGGCTACGGCACGATTGCAGCAGAGATCGTCGCACAGAGCGACAGCCATCCGGACCGGCCCGCGTACACGCACGTATTTCTCCAGGGCGGCGTCGGCGGTCTGGCGGCAGGCCTGGCAAGTTACCTCTGGGAATTCCACGGAGAGCATCGTCCCCGCTTCATCGTTGTCGAGCCGCAGCAGGCCGACTGCCTCTACCAGAGTGCCCTGGCGGGACGCGCTGCCCGCGCGACGGGATCGGTTGATTCAGTGATGGCCGGCCTGGCATGCGGGGAAACTTCGCCGCTCGCCTGGCGGTTTCTGCAGCCCAGCGTCGATGACTTCATGACAATCAGCGACGATGACGCAGTAAGCGCGATGCGCACGCTCGCAGCAGGAGCTGATAACGACGTGCCGATCGTTGCTGGTGAGTCCGGTGTAGCGGGTCTCGCGGGACTGATCGTACTACTGCAGGATCAGCAACTGGCGCGAAAAGTTGGCCTGAATGCGGCCTCCCGCGTGCTGATTGTCAACACCGAAGGCGCGACAGCGCCCGGTACGTATCAGGCCCTGGTGGGCGAGGCTGCCAGCTCCGTTCTGGAACGCCAGTCGGCCTGGCGCGTTAATGCCATAGCCTGA
- a CDS encoding M20 aminoacylase family protein yields MENTLQGQLKRWRQYLHQHPETGFEEVHTSDYVANVLTTLGLDVHRGIGGTGLVANLTVGDGRRAIGLRADMDALNISEQAPEREHVSRTAGKMHACGHDGHMSMILGAARLLAERRDFNGTVRFIFQPAEEHGRGAKAMMADGLFERFPIDAIFGAHNMPGMRAGTFSTRAGGIMASEDNFVIQIKGRGTHAARPHMGVDPIVIASQIVMALQTIVSRSLDPSLQAVISCTEFITDGLRNVIPSNVVIRGDTRSYSREVQALLETRMREVCEGICRTHGADCLFDYTHEFAPTVNSEEFVGVAVRAARNVAGNDAVDDNVQPMMISEDFGAFLQAVPGNFIFIGNGDGTGRGATPLHNATYDFNDDILLTGARYFAEIARLEMPAT; encoded by the coding sequence ATGGAAAACACGCTGCAGGGCCAGTTGAAGCGCTGGCGCCAGTATCTGCATCAACACCCCGAAACGGGCTTCGAGGAAGTCCATACTTCGGACTACGTGGCGAACGTTCTCACGACGCTGGGACTTGACGTTCACCGCGGCATCGGTGGAACGGGGCTCGTTGCGAACCTGACGGTCGGCGACGGGAGGCGGGCGATTGGACTGCGCGCCGATATGGACGCGCTCAATATTTCCGAGCAGGCGCCCGAGCGCGAACACGTTTCTCGTACCGCCGGAAAAATGCATGCGTGCGGGCACGACGGACACATGTCGATGATCCTGGGGGCCGCGCGTCTGCTCGCCGAACGGCGGGATTTCAATGGCACGGTCCGCTTCATCTTTCAGCCGGCCGAAGAGCATGGTCGGGGCGCGAAGGCGATGATGGCCGACGGCCTGTTCGAACGTTTCCCCATCGATGCGATCTTCGGCGCGCACAACATGCCGGGAATGCGAGCGGGAACATTTTCGACGCGTGCCGGCGGCATCATGGCAAGCGAAGACAACTTCGTCATTCAGATCAAGGGGCGAGGCACGCATGCCGCGCGCCCACACATGGGCGTGGACCCGATCGTCATCGCATCACAGATCGTGATGGCGTTGCAGACCATCGTTTCGCGCAGTCTGGATCCGAGTCTGCAGGCCGTGATTTCCTGTACGGAGTTCATTACCGACGGCCTGAGAAACGTGATCCCGTCGAACGTCGTGATCAGGGGCGACACTCGCAGCTATTCGCGCGAAGTGCAGGCGCTGCTGGAAACACGGATGCGTGAGGTATGCGAGGGCATTTGCCGCACGCACGGTGCCGACTGCCTGTTCGATTACACGCACGAATTCGCGCCGACGGTGAACTCGGAAGAGTTCGTCGGCGTCGCAGTACGGGCGGCACGCAATGTCGCGGGGAACGATGCCGTCGACGACAATGTCCAGCCCATGATGATTTCCGAAGACTTTGGTGCGTTCCTCCAGGCCGTTCCCGGCAACTTCATCTTCATCGGCAACGGCGATGGAACCGGCAGGGGCGCCACGCCGTTGCATAACGCCACCTACGATTTCAACGATGACATTCTGTTGACGGGTGCGCGGTATTTCGCCGAGATCGCGCGGCTCGAGATGCCAGCGACCTAG